The Dasypus novemcinctus isolate mDasNov1 chromosome 12, mDasNov1.1.hap2, whole genome shotgun sequence genome includes a window with the following:
- the CBY1 gene encoding protein chibby homolog 1 isoform X1, with translation MPLFGNTFSPKKTPPRKSASLSNLHSLDRSTREVELGLDYGTPTMNLAGQSLKFENGQWIAETGISGGVDRREAQRLRRRNQQLEEENNLLRLKVDILLDMPQNHEPDLPHSAKMELKKDNHHAMEPRVITTESGRIASSIHVESEPPLDIEVQWTQPIQCPHRRDGIGLGKVDMVADGYGERQEEMRGGGVFGIWSCPGWCFRGNHRTL, from the exons ATGCCTCTCTTTGGGAATACGTTCAGTCCGAAGAAGACACCTCCTCGGAAATCAGCTTCTCTCTCCAACCTGCATTCT TTGGATCGGTCAACACGGGAGGTTGAGCTGGGCCTTGACTATGGAACGCCCACCATGAATCTGGCAGGGCAAAGCCTGAAGTTTGAGAATGGCCAGTGGATAGCAG AGACAGGGATCAGTGGGGGCGTGGACCGGAGAGAAGCTCAGCGCCTTCGTAGGCGGAACCAGCAGTTGGAAGAAGAGAACAATCTCTTGAGGCTCAAAGTGGACATCCTGTTGGACATG cctcaaaaccatgagccggacttaccacactcagctaagatggagttgaagaaggacaaccaccacgccatggagcctagagtgattacaactgaaagtgggaggattgcatccagcatccatgtggaatctgagcctcctcttgacatagaggtgcaatggacacaaccaatccaatgtccacatagaagagatggcattggattgggaaaagtggacatggtggctgatgggtatggggaaaggcaggaagagatgagaggtggaggcgtctttgggatatggagttgccctggatggtgcttcagaggcaatcaccggacattgtaa
- the CBY1 gene encoding protein chibby homolog 1 isoform X2 codes for MPLFGNTFSPKKTPPRKSASLSNLHSLDRSTREVELGLDYGTPTMNLAGQSLKFENGQWIAETGISGGVDRREAQRLRRRNQQLEEENNLLRLKVDILLDMALEGRPHTERKPQGAARNRKSTEPREPRSGLHVHHHVIEKPGTKDHWQPAPEPHSL; via the exons ATGCCTCTCTTTGGGAATACGTTCAGTCCGAAGAAGACACCTCCTCGGAAATCAGCTTCTCTCTCCAACCTGCATTCT TTGGATCGGTCAACACGGGAGGTTGAGCTGGGCCTTGACTATGGAACGCCCACCATGAATCTGGCAGGGCAAAGCCTGAAGTTTGAGAATGGCCAGTGGATAGCAG AGACAGGGATCAGTGGGGGCGTGGACCGGAGAGAAGCTCAGCGCCTTCGTAGGCGGAACCAGCAGTTGGAAGAAGAGAACAATCTCTTGAGGCTCAAAGTGGACATCCTGTTGGACATG GCCTTAGAGGGAaggccacacacagagagaaagccacagggagctgCCAGAAACCGAAAGTCAACGGAACCCAGAGAACCCAGGAGTGGCCTCCATGTGCAtcaccatgtgatagaaaagccagggaccaaggatcactggcagccagccccagaaccccacagtctttga
- the CBY1 gene encoding protein chibby homolog 1 isoform X3 — MPLFGNTFSPKKTPPRKSASLSNLHSLDRSTREVELGLDYGTPTMNLAGQSLKFENGQWIAETGISGGVDRREAQRLRRRNQQLEEENNLLRLKVDILLDMLSETTAESHLMEKELDELKSINRRRK, encoded by the exons ATGCCTCTCTTTGGGAATACGTTCAGTCCGAAGAAGACACCTCCTCGGAAATCAGCTTCTCTCTCCAACCTGCATTCT TTGGATCGGTCAACACGGGAGGTTGAGCTGGGCCTTGACTATGGAACGCCCACCATGAATCTGGCAGGGCAAAGCCTGAAGTTTGAGAATGGCCAGTGGATAGCAG AGACAGGGATCAGTGGGGGCGTGGACCGGAGAGAAGCTCAGCGCCTTCGTAGGCGGAACCAGCAGTTGGAAGAAGAGAACAATCTCTTGAGGCTCAAAGTGGACATCCTGTTGGACATG CTCTCTGAGACCACTGCTGAATCCCATTTAATGGAGAAGGAATTGGATGAACTGAAAAGTATCAACCGGAGGAGAAAATGA